tcctcctcctcctcctcctctctctgttgcAGGTGCTCGGATCAagcgttttatttatttaaccgagactcttttaactttttgtgaCCAGAATCATCACTTCACATGGctgcccccctcctccctcccttcttctttttggtGCGCATGCATTGTGCAGGCAGCATTCACAGAGATGGATAAAGCTTGTAAAGTCTGACAGGAGCGCGTTTGTTTTGGCTCAGTCTGAGAAATTACCGTtcggactttcttttttttattatttaacggGGGCGCAATTGAGAGGCAGTGATGTTCTCACTCACTGGGACTTTTACTCCCCCCCCTTCTCTCCCCCGactctttctctcctctttgTCCTCTCCAAAGTGGCGTCTGCATGTCTGACTCTTGCCAGTTACTGATTTGCAGGCAGTGTATATGTTAAGGTGGGCCCATGTAAGTGATTTTCACGGCCGTCCCACTAAAGGAGAACAAATCGCTGACAAAGGAGAGCCGTTCCCATTCAGCTGCGTCGTTAGGACAACCGAAAAGTATTCCTCAGATAATAAGTTGGACTTCAAAGCGTTTCTCACTGAAGGGTGACTGCTTCACTCCTTTTTAGTCCCCCACCCACCTCTCTGTGCCCCCCTTcctcttccattttttttggttttgttttgtttgtttttggaactgcctctggtttatttttcatcttgttcattttattttgtttccaaacaaGACAAGGATTATTTTGGGGGCTCCTTAAACCAAGGAGCCCCAGGTAGCTTCAGTGATTCAGTGAAGAGAGTtgtttgttgtggtgaaaactgttctgtttttgtgggttttttagGTCAATTTctggtgtttattattaatgattcaatgtttttttttagatgttttcaaagtgctttaaaggtactcactgccaTTTCATGAAGActggtaaaaaagaaacaatcaaaataaaaatcataacatGAGAAACAAATTCAGCCCATTTGTTTCCTCCCTCACATCATCTCCATAAAGTGAACTGGAGATTTGTAAGGGTAATATTCGTAAACGCCTGCCATCATGCGTTTGTTTACCTCCGGAAACAccagaagtgactgaaaatgggtcAAGAGTGGCGACATCAATGGGAGAGCCGGCATGGGATGGAGAAGTTTGACAATTTTGGAGCACTGTTTCGTGATCATGCTCAGGTTGTTGAGTTCATtaagcagataaaagtgctttgtttacattgagtgtggacctgcatttcagaattgcttatcaggaaaactactggggtaaactttttcaaactgcaccacttGATATAGTTGAGGGTAACCTTTTTTCCGGTTTGATTTAACACTGTCCAGTGTGtacttttaaaacagcaatcTAAGCTGAACTTACATGCAaatccccctccctccctccctcctgagggtcctCTGAGCCGAATAAATCTGAAAATTCAGTCCCCAAATCTCCCAGACCTCAGGTGTGTTTATGGAGACAACATTAAGGCTACAGAAGTGTGTGTtgttgagggtttttttctccttttatttctttccctGTTGCATGTGTGTCCTCTACCTGTCAGCGGAGTGTTCGCAGTGACATCTCTCGCATCTCTTCCCTGTTTCTCGCCGCTTTGATATTTACGTAATTTAGTGGCAGTTAGTGCAACCGGACACATTcaaatgagccaaaaaaaaaacccctctaACTCGCCACGAAGACTGTCAAAGCAGGCCGGGCTTCCTCTCGTGAAACCTGCAGCCTTTGAAGTGAAGAACAGAACAATTTTAATTCTATAGACTGGACAGCTTTGAAAGTGAGATTCTGTGTTTTAATGGAGGAAATAAGGAGGTGGGGggaagtttttttcttcttcttcttcttcttctcttaaTACACTCTATACAAGGCTTTGCTTATTGTCAGatatctttttatcttttatttttcccatgaATGATTCATGCCTCGGCCGCTTTGTGTTTAGTCGCAGCTTTTCAGAGGTTCGAGCCATCAGGGGGCTATAAGTTTCCCCCATTAGCTCGGTGATTAGTTTCTTACCGAGTCTTCTTTGGGCCTTGTTATATATATGGGCCTGTTTCTGGGAACAGTGGAGGTTTGATAGAAATGTCAGGGACGTGGCAAAGGAACACATCAAGTCTCTCATTTAAGGCCAGACAGATGATTTGTTGACTCTTATTTACagttcacaataaaactgaaggcATTGTTTAACAGGACTGGTGCAACctctaaatacaaaaaaggtgaaaaagctCACTACCTCCTACCAAAACTGACAATATTTACACCTTCAAATTACCCTATTATTCACGCCAACTTAAATCAGAATCATTCCGAATGATtcctgacatttttattcaattttagcATGACTTTTAGGttgtaaataaaattctgaACATCAAGTTGATTCACCCCACTCCTTtcgcttttctttctttttttttcttatccatCATGTCCAGAGACACCATGCACCTCCAAATGAAAGACAGATCACTACAAAAGGCATGCGAGAAAAAGGACTCTTCACATTACACAGCCTATATATTCAAGTAgatgatttcttcttttttttcttcttcttcttcttcttcttcttacaaagcacaaataaaaaataaacccaaagtgttaaaacattattttttttttaaaaaaatgaaacatcagCAGGGCTCTACATACATCACCAAAACtcatattattataataattattattattctttggtgttttctgtGACGACACTGATACcagcaaaataaattacaatgtacaaaacaaatccctctgcaaataaaaactacacaaCATTCACAAGCATCGGTACAATTACACATATGTACAAATCCTACAGGGTCTGTCTGGTGGAGACATTTAGTGTCTCAAGGGACTTTAACAAGCAGTAcacttgtgtattttttcttccttcttgcataaaatacagttttaaataagtttttaaatattacaaaattccacccaaacatttttttaaaaatctgaaaaatgacAACCCCTTAAgacacttggaaaaaaaattttttgtccccttgtttatttttgcctcATTTCTGTACCACTGCACATTAAAGAAAGCACGTTGTTTTAAAAGGCCTCTTTTTATAAGATTTAACTGCTTGTTGCCACCTGTAAGGTTACAAgtgtccccccctccccaccctccTTTCATGTGACACTGATTAAATATAGTCCTAACTGCGTCAAGATGATTTGAGGTCAGGTGGGGGGAAACTGGCATTTTAGCACATCAGATGAGTCAGTTATAATTTAAACCCTGTGTATGAAtcttcaaacaaataaataaaaagttccaGTCAAATCTGGGTCATTTTAAGCAGtctgtttagcttttattatcTGATTGAGCTTGATTTCAATTTAAGTTAAGGATCAGGGATCacctgtgggggaaaaaatgcaccTACAATCAGTGGTAATTCGCCCGACTTTAGTGTTGGAAATGGGTCAGCTCCGTGAGGCATCAGAGCATCGTCCTCGGGTCCGAATTTCTGAACGAGTCCTCGTCGTCCGAGTCAGACGTTGGCACGTCGCTGGAGGGGGTGTGCAGGTGGTTGGGCGCCCCGCCGCTCCCCTGGCACACGTACCACTCGTTGAGGTTGGTGACCTGAGGGGAGGAGAGGTTCGCCGAGCGCGTCCTGTGCGCGTCGGGCACGGGCGACAGCGCGTCCCCGCCGAGAGGGTTCGTGGAGGAGATGTAGGTGAGGCTGGTGGAGCTGGGGGGCGGTGGGGACTTGCAGTGCACCTTCATGTGCTTGCGCAACGAGCTGGGGTGCGTGTAGGACTTGTCGCAGCCGCGCACCTTGCAGTAGTAGGGCTTGTCGCTGGTGTGCACGTGGGAGTGCTTCTTCCGGTCGCTGCTGTTGGCGAATTTTCGGTCGCATCCGTCAAACTCGCACTTGAAGGGCTTCTCTCCTTGAATGCACAAGAAACAGACACTTTTAGGACGGAGATGGGGATCTTAAATTTCCAATTTAgtaaaagcaaatgtttaaataaaaattgaaaataaacgCGGGGGACACTGAAAGACAACCTGTCAGCTTTACGCaacaaaagtttgtttctaattAGTCTGGAGTGCATTTTGggttggggagggggggtgtATGATCTGTTGCTGCTCACCCCCTTATCTTAAAGTGGGCTACATTTCTCCGTGAACACGTGTAACATGCCTCGAGGCCTTCTGGTTTTTCATGCGTGCATGTGGGCGGAAAGGAGGGGGCACTCAGGAGACCACCAGGAGACACACAAAACATGTCAAActaaaaagatgaaacaaaatgctttttttttacccccaaaaCCTCTAcgctctttatttgttttgaaatatgaTGGAACGACGTAACTCGGACTCTCTGATCACTTAAGATGATTTATTCCATGTGGGCTTTTAAATGATCCGTTAAAGACGAGAGGTACGTTGTTGCACAAAATGGAAATCAATGTCCCCTGAGAAGCCTCAACTGGAACATAAATCTgtgtaaaacaccaaaaaattaaaataaaaactttcaacTCAAGGTTGACAAAACCTGAAACGATTCACAGTATTTAAACCCCgggtttgttttggttgacGCTATTGGATGTTTCTCCGCAGACATGACAGGACGGAGAGGGTAGAATCTGGCACAGTCTGTTCCCTTGAAGGTTTAAATCGTAAAAGTGACTAAATTCAACACAcgtgttttgcatttttatgtagAAATCGTGTATCATCTCGTGACCTCCTCCATATGCAGACTGTGCCTTTGCGTAAAAACGTCCTACGCCTGCGGGGCAAATTACATTTACGCGTGCAGCAGTATGTACGTAAGCACGTTTTACAAATCGTATGCTCTAAGCTTTTCACGCCTACCGCAGAGGTTTGCATgggaaagtaaagaaaaaaagtttagatgggagaaagaaaataaaacgcGGTTAGTTTTTGCGCGgagggtttatttttctttctgcgCGCAATTACGCACGAGCGAAATGACGGTCTGTTCAGAacgtggattaaaaaaaacaaggtgaaaCTGACTTTATTCTCCTGCCTTTCAAACAGTGACATGTAGCACTGACCTGTGTGTGTTCTCTTGTGGATTTTGAGGTTTTCCGAGCGCGCGAACACCTTTCCGCAGCCGGGGAACGGACACGGGAAGGGCTTCTCCCCGGTGTGAACTCGGATGTGGTTGATCAGTTTGTACTTCGCTTTGAACGCCTTGCCCTCGCGCGGACATTCCTCCCAGAAGCAGACGTGAGTGCTCTGCTCGGGTCCCCCGACGTGCTCCACCGTGACGTGGTTGACAAGCTCGTGCATGGTGCTGTACGTCTTCGAGCAGGGCTTCTTCTGGCTCTGCTCCGGCTCGATCCACTTGCAGATGAGCTCCTGCTTGATGGGCTGCCGCATGTACCTCAGAAACGCCCCCGCGGCTCCGTGAGGCGCGGAGGCGATGTTCACGTTGAGGTtcatggagttgtagctgtgcAGAGACGACGCTCCATAGTGGTGCTCCGGCCTGTGCCCGAAGTGCTCCGGCCTGCCGTAGATGTCCCCCGGCAGACCCAGGCGCATCTGCCCGTTGAGggcatggtggtggtggtggtgcgcGCCTGGGGACGCCTGCTCGTGAAGTCCAGTAAAAAGTGAATGGGCCCCACTTTCCGCGTGCCCATAAGCACCTGTTGGCGAAATGAACATGCCATGGTGATGAGGGGAGGAGGCGGAACTATGCTGGTCGCCAAGTGCATGCATAGCAGAGGCTGAGAGTTCTCTCCTGAGGATGAAGTCCCTGCTGCTTGAGTAGCCTGAGTGGGGGTGAGCCACGGGGAAACCAACTGTGGTCTGAGCGGGAGTGAAAGACGCCGCGATCTGGGCTTCGGGGTGGCTCTGAATGTGCTGAGACGGGCTAAGTTTGAGAGCATTTGTCTGTGCCATGTGCTCTGGTCCAAATGGAGTGAGTGCCACTCCGGGGTCGTTGCCCAGCTCCCcagggtggaggtgggcatGGTGGGAAAGAGGGTGATGCCCCCCTAGCCCCGGGAAGCCTGTCATATTCTGATGAGGAAGGGGCT
This genomic stretch from Kryptolebias marmoratus isolate JLee-2015 linkage group LG6, ASM164957v2, whole genome shotgun sequence harbors:
- the zic5 gene encoding zinc finger protein ZIC 5, coding for MEPPLSKRNPAIRLADLAATQPLPHQNMTGFPGLGGHHPLSHHAHLHPGELGNDPGVALTPFGPEHMAQTNALKLSPSQHIQSHPEAQIAASFTPAQTTVGFPVAHPHSGYSSSRDFILRRELSASAMHALGDQHSSASSPHHHGMFISPTGAYGHAESGAHSLFTGLHEQASPGAHHHHHHALNGQMRLGLPGDIYGRPEHFGHRPEHHYGASSLHSYNSMNLNVNIASAPHGAAGAFLRYMRQPIKQELICKWIEPEQSQKKPCSKTYSTMHELVNHVTVEHVGGPEQSTHVCFWEECPREGKAFKAKYKLINHIRVHTGEKPFPCPFPGCGKVFARSENLKIHKRTHTGEKPFKCEFDGCDRKFANSSDRKKHSHVHTSDKPYYCKVRGCDKSYTHPSSLRKHMKVHCKSPPPPSSTSLTYISSTNPLGGDALSPVPDAHRTRSANLSSPQVTNLNEWYVCQGSGGAPNHLHTPSSDVPTSDSDDEDSFRNSDPRTML